Proteins encoded by one window of Mus musculus strain C57BL/6J chromosome 10, GRCm38.p6 C57BL/6J:
- the Sgta gene encoding small glutamine-rich tetratricopeptide repeat-containing protein alpha isoform X2 — MKLENFEAAVHLYGKAIELNPANAVYFCNRAAAYSKLGNYVGAVQDCERAIGIDPGYSKAYGRMGLALSSLNKHAEAVAYYKKALELDPDNDTYKSNLKIAELKLREAPSPTGGVGSLDIAGLLNNPHFITMASSLMNSPQLQQLMSGMISGGHNPLGTPGSSPQQSDLASLIQAGQQFAQQMQQQNPEFVEQIRSQVVRSRTPSASHEEQQE, encoded by the exons ATGAAGCTGGAGAACTTCGAGGCGGCTGTGCACCTCTACGGCAAGGCCATTGAGCTCAACCCTGCCAATGCTGTCTACTTCTGTAACAG aGCTGCGGCCTACAGCAAGCTGGGGAACTACGTGGGGGCCGTGCAGGACTGCGAGCGCGCCATTGGCATCGACCCTGGGTATAGCAAGGCCTATGGCCGCATGGG CCTTGCACTATCCAGCCTGAACAAGCATGCAGAGGCTGTGGCATACTACAAGAAGGCCCTGGAGCTGGACCCTGACAACGACACATACAAGTCCAACCTCAAGATTGCAGAGCTGAAGTTACGGGAGGCGCCAAGCCCT ACGGGCGGCGTGGGCAGCTTAGACATCGCTGGCCTGCTGAACAACCCACACTTCATCACCATG GCTTCGAGCTTAATGAACAGCCCCCAGCTACAGCAGCT CATGTCGGGCATGATCTCCGGAGGCCATAACCCTCTGGGCACGCCAGGCAGCAGTCCGCAGCAGAGTGACCTGGCCAGCCTCATCCAGGC GGGCCAACAGTTTGCACAGCAGATGCAGCAGCAGAACCCAGAGTTTGTGGAGCAGATCCGGAGCCAGGTGGTGCGCAGCCGGACACCCAGTGCCAGCCATGAGGAGCAGCAAGAGTGA
- the Sgta gene encoding small glutamine-rich tetratricopeptide repeat-containing protein alpha isoform 2 (isoform 2 is encoded by transcript variant 3), which translates to MDNRKRLAYAIIQFLHGQLRHGGLSCDAQESLEVAIQCLETAFGVTLEDSDLALPQTLPEIFEAATSSKEMPQDPRAPDRTPPSEEDSAEAERLKTEGNEQMKLENFEAAVHLYGKAIELNPANAVYFCNRAAAYSKLGNYVGAVQDCERAIGIDPGYSKAYGRMGLALSSLNKHAEAVAYYKKALELDPDNDTYKSNLKIAELKLREAPSPTGGVGSLDIAGLLNNPHFITMASSLMNSPQLQQLMSGMISGGHNPLGTPGSSPQQSDLASLIQAGQQFAQQMQQQNPEFVEQIRSQVVRSRTPSASHEEQQE; encoded by the exons ATGGACAACAGGAAGCGCCTGGCCTATGCCATCATCCAGTTCCTCCATGGCCAGTTGCGGCACGGTGGGCTCTCGTGTGACGCCCAGGAGAGCCTAGAGG TTGCCATCCAGTGTCTGGAGACAGCCTTCGGGGTGACGCTGGAGGACAGTGACCTTGCTCTCCCCCAGACCCTGCCAGAGATATTTGAAGCAGCCACTTCCAGCAAG GAGATGCCACAGGACCCGCGGGCCCCTGACAGGACACCACCCTCTGAAGAGGACTCAGCTGAGGCAGAGCGCCTCAAAACGGAAG GTAATGAGCAGATGAAGCTGGAGAACTTCGAGGCGGCTGTGCACCTCTACGGCAAGGCCATTGAGCTCAACCCTGCCAATGCTGTCTACTTCTGTAACAG aGCTGCGGCCTACAGCAAGCTGGGGAACTACGTGGGGGCCGTGCAGGACTGCGAGCGCGCCATTGGCATCGACCCTGGGTATAGCAAGGCCTATGGCCGCATGGG CCTTGCACTATCCAGCCTGAACAAGCATGCAGAGGCTGTGGCATACTACAAGAAGGCCCTGGAGCTGGACCCTGACAACGACACATACAAGTCCAACCTCAAGATTGCAGAGCTGAAGTTACGGGAGGCGCCAAGCCCT ACGGGCGGCGTGGGCAGCTTAGACATCGCTGGCCTGCTGAACAACCCACACTTCATCACCATG GCTTCGAGCTTAATGAACAGCCCCCAGCTACAGCAGCT CATGTCGGGCATGATCTCCGGAGGCCATAACCCTCTGGGCACGCCAGGCAGCAGTCCGCAGCAGAGTGACCTGGCCAGCCTCATCCAGGC GGGCCAACAGTTTGCACAGCAGATGCAGCAGCAGAACCCAGAGTTTGTGGAGCAGATCCGGAGCCAGGTGGTGCGCAGCCGGACACCCAGTGCCAGCCATGAGGAGCAGCAAGAGTGA
- the Sgta gene encoding small glutamine-rich tetratricopeptide repeat-containing protein alpha isoform 1 (isoform 1 is encoded by transcript variant 1), giving the protein MDNRKRLAYAIIQFLHGQLRHGGLSCDAQESLEVAIQCLETAFGVTLEDSDLALPQTLPEIFEAATSSKQEMPQDPRAPDRTPPSEEDSAEAERLKTEGNEQMKLENFEAAVHLYGKAIELNPANAVYFCNRAAAYSKLGNYVGAVQDCERAIGIDPGYSKAYGRMGLALSSLNKHAEAVAYYKKALELDPDNDTYKSNLKIAELKLREAPSPTGGVGSLDIAGLLNNPHFITMASSLMNSPQLQQLMSGMISGGHNPLGTPGSSPQQSDLASLIQAGQQFAQQMQQQNPEFVEQIRSQVVRSRTPSASHEEQQE; this is encoded by the exons ATGGACAACAGGAAGCGCCTGGCCTATGCCATCATCCAGTTCCTCCATGGCCAGTTGCGGCACGGTGGGCTCTCGTGTGACGCCCAGGAGAGCCTAGAGG TTGCCATCCAGTGTCTGGAGACAGCCTTCGGGGTGACGCTGGAGGACAGTGACCTTGCTCTCCCCCAGACCCTGCCAGAGATATTTGAAGCAGCCACTTCCAGCAAG CAGGAGATGCCACAGGACCCGCGGGCCCCTGACAGGACACCACCCTCTGAAGAGGACTCAGCTGAGGCAGAGCGCCTCAAAACGGAAG GTAATGAGCAGATGAAGCTGGAGAACTTCGAGGCGGCTGTGCACCTCTACGGCAAGGCCATTGAGCTCAACCCTGCCAATGCTGTCTACTTCTGTAACAG aGCTGCGGCCTACAGCAAGCTGGGGAACTACGTGGGGGCCGTGCAGGACTGCGAGCGCGCCATTGGCATCGACCCTGGGTATAGCAAGGCCTATGGCCGCATGGG CCTTGCACTATCCAGCCTGAACAAGCATGCAGAGGCTGTGGCATACTACAAGAAGGCCCTGGAGCTGGACCCTGACAACGACACATACAAGTCCAACCTCAAGATTGCAGAGCTGAAGTTACGGGAGGCGCCAAGCCCT ACGGGCGGCGTGGGCAGCTTAGACATCGCTGGCCTGCTGAACAACCCACACTTCATCACCATG GCTTCGAGCTTAATGAACAGCCCCCAGCTACAGCAGCT CATGTCGGGCATGATCTCCGGAGGCCATAACCCTCTGGGCACGCCAGGCAGCAGTCCGCAGCAGAGTGACCTGGCCAGCCTCATCCAGGC GGGCCAACAGTTTGCACAGCAGATGCAGCAGCAGAACCCAGAGTTTGTGGAGCAGATCCGGAGCCAGGTGGTGCGCAGCCGGACACCCAGTGCCAGCCATGAGGAGCAGCAAGAGTGA